A section of the Zavarzinella sp. genome encodes:
- a CDS encoding recombinase family protein — protein sequence MNKTMRCAIYTRKSTEEGLDQAYNTLDAQRDAGMNYINSMVGEGWVCLPTKYDDGGFTGANMDRPGLKRLLADIAAGDIDVVVVYKVDRLSRSLLDFARLIETFDQHQVAFVSVTQQFHTGNSMGRLVLNVLLSFAQFEREMISERTRDKIAATRKKGKWTGGYPILGYVVDPNATRLVVEPYEADQVHQIFQLYAEQQSLLSVVQEIDRRGWVNKQWRTHGGNLRGGLKFTRTSLHKMLTNITYLGKIRHKTDIYQGEHTGIIEPDLWERVQSILKRNGRTASAMVRNKFGALLKGILHCAHCNCAMTPTHTTRGGKRYRYYICSSAQKIGRSTCSSGSLPAAQIEDLVVQQLQILGQDEQLHDEVLVEIQRQDEEQRLAWKREKQTLENRIRGWQRELKRQSGETGTELRAWIRIAEKRLQEITLNRRWNRIDRNMIQRALQQFDRYWHHLTLQDQIQLLHLLVERVTFDGDRGKIAIAFHPTGISSLMDRMEQAEMN from the coding sequence ATGAACAAGACGATGCGGTGCGCGATATACACCCGCAAAAGCACCGAAGAGGGTCTGGATCAGGCATACAACACGCTGGATGCTCAGCGGGATGCGGGGATGAACTACATCAATAGTATGGTGGGTGAAGGCTGGGTCTGCCTGCCCACAAAGTATGATGATGGCGGCTTTACCGGTGCCAATATGGATCGCCCCGGCTTAAAGCGACTGCTGGCGGATATTGCTGCGGGTGACATTGATGTGGTCGTGGTCTACAAGGTTGATCGCCTGAGCAGATCGCTGCTCGATTTTGCCCGCCTGATTGAAACCTTCGATCAACATCAGGTGGCATTCGTTTCGGTGACTCAGCAATTCCACACGGGCAATTCGATGGGTCGGCTGGTGCTGAATGTGCTGTTATCGTTTGCCCAGTTTGAGCGAGAGATGATCAGCGAACGGACCCGCGACAAGATTGCTGCCACCCGCAAGAAGGGGAAGTGGACGGGTGGCTATCCGATTCTCGGTTATGTGGTTGATCCGAATGCGACCCGGTTGGTGGTGGAACCATATGAAGCCGATCAGGTTCACCAGATTTTTCAACTGTATGCGGAACAACAATCACTGTTGTCGGTGGTCCAGGAGATCGATCGGAGAGGCTGGGTCAATAAACAATGGCGAACCCATGGTGGCAATCTGCGGGGTGGACTGAAGTTCACTCGGACCAGCCTGCACAAGATGCTCACCAACATTACCTATCTCGGGAAGATCCGCCATAAGACGGATATTTATCAGGGGGAGCACACCGGAATCATCGAGCCCGACTTGTGGGAACGAGTGCAATCCATCTTGAAACGGAATGGTCGAACGGCGAGTGCGATGGTGCGGAACAAGTTTGGTGCGTTGCTCAAGGGAATCCTGCATTGTGCCCATTGTAACTGTGCGATGACGCCCACCCATACGACACGTGGTGGCAAGCGGTATCGCTATTACATCTGCTCATCTGCCCAGAAGATTGGCCGTTCTACCTGCTCCAGCGGCTCCCTGCCTGCTGCCCAGATCGAAGACCTGGTGGTGCAACAACTGCAGATCCTGGGACAGGATGAACAACTGCACGATGAGGTGCTGGTGGAGATCCAGCGACAGGATGAGGAACAACGACTGGCCTGGAAGAGAGAAAAGCAGACCCTGGAGAACCGGATCCGAGGCTGGCAACGGGAGTTGAAGAGACAATCAGGTGAGACCGGGACGGAACTTCGGGCTTGGATTCGGATCGCAGAAAAGCGTCTGCAGGAAATCACATTAAACCGACGATGGAACCGGATTGATCGGAATATGATCCAGCGAGCCTTGCAGCAATTTGACCGCTATTGGCACCACTTGACCTTGCAGGACCAGATACAACTGCTCCATTTGCTGGTGGAACGAGTGACCTTTGATGGCGATCGGGGCAAAATCGCGATTGCCTTCCACCCCACCGGGATTTCGAGTTTGATGGACAGAATGGAACAAGCGGAGATGAATTGA
- a CDS encoding DUF2924 domain-containing protein gives MRTSLPQQIAELPQKTVKQLKVLYGDLFGEVTTANNKAWLIKRIAWRLQVRAHGGLSDRAKQRATELADDAEIRLNPPPTVPQPPSIIKLPDNRLPPAGTVLSRTYKGKVLQVLIRDDGFEYAGQIYSSLSAVAKVITGGHCNGFHFFKLPRGKQ, from the coding sequence ATGAGAACCAGTCTGCCACAGCAGATTGCGGAACTACCGCAAAAAACAGTGAAACAGTTGAAGGTGCTCTATGGGGATCTGTTTGGTGAAGTGACCACGGCGAATAACAAGGCCTGGCTGATCAAACGGATCGCCTGGCGACTGCAGGTCCGGGCTCATGGTGGGCTATCCGACCGAGCGAAGCAACGGGCCACTGAACTGGCGGATGATGCGGAAATACGTTTGAATCCCCCACCGACGGTACCCCAACCACCTTCCATCATCAAACTCCCCGATAATCGCCTGCCACCTGCAGGTACGGTTTTGAGTCGCACCTACAAAGGGAAAGTTCTGCAGGTCCTGATCCGAGACGACGGTTTTGAGTATGCGGGGCAGATCTACAGTTCGTTGAGTGCGGTCGCGAAGGTGATCACAGGCGGCCATTGTAACGGCTTTCATTTCTTCAAATTACCACGAGGGAAACAATGA